A part of Thiomicrorhabdus sediminis genomic DNA contains:
- a CDS encoding imelysin family protein, producing MQAETKTILKPRLVFLLLAALALGACQSDPLKKAPLAQIELGKKGLQSIIDTSADEVMIPRIQQWQKSALLMQKSTMDFCQQPNEDGLVDLQKDFKQLYLDWNGVMLFDFGPLRDNLFFPKIHFVESMRQRGRDYSHSIRDNIKRRLEDDKALHQAYFNKLKFNLVGMPAIEILLFDGANDVLLKSYQQPRKCQLLQGMVDLNERIASYVLTGWTSGHQGKTGYRELFVSAKLEGGEQPLSKLLYAMQDYLRYITQRKLNGRLDAQLSDMSWPNLAAGLDAVEMLYSGNQSNLSIRGYLWKAARKQEVKDFDEQMNLARIAIENRDKAALAKAYSAMIGYLEKPIPKALGMNLGMNFVDGD from the coding sequence ATGCAAGCCGAGACAAAGACGATCCTGAAACCCCGCCTGGTATTTTTGCTTTTAGCGGCACTGGCGCTGGGAGCATGTCAATCAGATCCGCTAAAGAAAGCGCCATTGGCGCAGATTGAGCTGGGTAAGAAAGGCTTGCAGTCGATTATCGACACCAGTGCCGATGAGGTGATGATTCCCCGTATTCAACAGTGGCAAAAATCAGCGCTGTTAATGCAAAAATCGACAATGGATTTTTGTCAGCAGCCAAATGAAGATGGCTTGGTTGATTTACAAAAAGACTTTAAGCAGCTGTATCTCGATTGGAACGGTGTCATGTTATTTGATTTTGGCCCTTTACGAGACAATCTGTTTTTTCCAAAAATCCATTTTGTTGAATCGATGCGCCAAAGAGGTCGTGATTACAGTCATTCGATTCGCGACAATATCAAGCGTCGTTTAGAAGATGATAAAGCTTTGCATCAAGCCTATTTCAATAAGTTGAAATTCAATCTGGTGGGGATGCCGGCAATTGAAATTCTACTCTTTGATGGCGCCAACGATGTTCTGTTAAAGAGTTATCAGCAGCCAAGAAAATGCCAGCTATTACAGGGCATGGTGGATTTGAACGAACGTATTGCCAGCTATGTGTTGACGGGTTGGACTTCCGGTCATCAGGGAAAAACCGGCTATAGAGAATTGTTTGTCAGCGCTAAGCTGGAGGGTGGTGAGCAACCGTTAAGTAAGCTTTTATATGCCATGCAGGACTATTTACGTTACATCACTCAGCGTAAATTAAATGGCAGATTGGATGCGCAGTTGTCTGACATGAGTTGGCCTAATCTGGCCGCCGGTTTGGATGCCGTTGAAATGCTCTATAGCGGAAACCAAAGCAACTTAAGCATTCGCGGTTATCTATGGAAAGCGGCGCGGAAACAGGAAGTCAAAGATTTTGATGAGCAAATGAATCTGGCCAGAATAGCTATCGAAAATCGCGATAAGGCTGCTTTGGCAAAAGCCTATAGTGCGATGATCGGGTATCTTGAAAAACCGATTCCTAAAGCATTGGGAATGAATCTGGGAATGAATTTTGTCGATGGTGACTGA
- the aroE gene encoding shikimate dehydrogenase — translation MSDKYAVVGYPIAHSKSPLIHRLFAEQTNQDLSYEAILIDSDDTSFTWKMADLKNRGYKGINITVPYKLDAFEYADELTQRAQIAQAVNTFIFNEDGSTTGDNTDGIGLVNDIEQNGQCPFADKSVLILGAGGAVQGILEPLLDKHPKQVHIANRTAMRAEKLGQRFTTSVPMSASGWDDIPAQTFDIIINGTAASLEGKLPPISTGVIASNSLVYDMMYSTEPTVFMQWAKQAQPDCQTMDGLGMLVGQAAEAFYLWRGVKPETAPVIAEVRQIMQNED, via the coding sequence ATGAGCGATAAATACGCTGTGGTCGGTTATCCGATTGCGCACTCCAAATCACCACTAATTCACCGCTTATTTGCCGAACAAACCAATCAGGATTTGAGTTATGAAGCCATTCTGATTGATTCGGACGACACCAGCTTTACCTGGAAAATGGCCGACCTGAAAAACCGTGGCTACAAAGGCATTAATATCACTGTGCCTTATAAGTTAGATGCGTTTGAATATGCCGATGAATTGACGCAACGCGCACAAATCGCCCAAGCGGTAAACACTTTTATTTTCAATGAAGATGGCAGCACAACCGGTGACAATACCGATGGCATTGGTCTGGTGAATGATATTGAACAAAACGGTCAATGCCCGTTTGCCGATAAAAGCGTGTTGATCCTGGGTGCAGGTGGTGCGGTACAAGGCATTTTAGAGCCTTTATTAGACAAGCATCCCAAACAAGTCCATATCGCCAATCGCACTGCCATGCGTGCCGAAAAACTCGGGCAGCGATTTACCACCAGCGTGCCGATGAGTGCCAGTGGCTGGGATGACATCCCGGCACAAACATTCGATATTATTATTAACGGCACCGCGGCCAGTCTGGAAGGGAAACTACCACCTATCAGCACAGGAGTGATTGCCAGTAACTCTTTGGTTTATGACATGATGTATAGCACCGAACCTACGGTATTTATGCAGTGGGCGAAACAGGCTCAGCCTGATTGTCAGACCATGGATGGTCTAGGCATGCTGGTTGGACAAGCGGCTGAGGCATTTTATCTATGGCGAGGCGTCAAGCCTGAAACCGCACCGGTTATTGCCGAAGTGCGTCAAATCATGCAGAACGAAGATTAA
- a CDS encoding PilZ domain-containing protein, translating to MKEKRQHIRFPSNRPIVMFLGDRHIYATMTDFSRHGVGFISSSHPEVDSNIEVHFDIVSPIENNRLHQFQFKGTVKHCITYSQNSHIGVRLEVNDQDYFDIFDALHDIKDHQTALYTDPRMVNL from the coding sequence ATGAAAGAAAAACGCCAACATATTCGATTCCCATCGAATCGGCCTATAGTGATGTTCTTAGGAGACCGGCATATCTACGCCACCATGACCGATTTTTCACGTCATGGCGTTGGTTTTATTAGCAGCAGTCATCCCGAGGTGGATTCAAATATTGAGGTACATTTTGATATTGTCTCACCCATTGAAAACAATCGACTGCATCAGTTTCAATTCAAGGGGACCGTCAAACACTGTATTACCTATTCGCAAAATAGCCATATAGGTGTACGCCTAGAGGTGAACGATCAAGATTATTTTGATATTTTCGATGCCTTGCACGACATCAAAGACCATCAGACGGCACTTTATACAGACCCTAGAATGGTCAATTTATAA
- a CDS encoding PilZ domain-containing protein codes for MKSHDNNSSAQQKTSQSYIDRRREARLPAHLPSILIQNDRTIYTTIINMSEHGIGFLSAVPLKSDDVIEINFERKSANTMIPVSLKVHVHSCQEVDFEYYIGGSIAKNSLEYKKFFETIEGDTPRALG; via the coding sequence ATGAAAAGCCACGACAACAACAGTTCAGCACAGCAAAAAACCAGTCAAAGCTACATTGATCGACGCCGTGAAGCGCGTCTTCCTGCGCATTTACCCTCGATTCTTATCCAGAACGACCGTACCATCTATACGACCATTATCAATATGTCAGAGCATGGCATCGGTTTCTTATCTGCAGTCCCTTTGAAATCTGATGACGTGATTGAAATCAATTTTGAACGTAAATCGGCCAACACCATGATTCCGGTTAGCCTTAAGGTTCATGTCCATTCATGTCAGGAAGTCGATTTTGAATACTATATTGGCGGCAGCATCGCCAAGAACTCTTTAGAATATAAAAAGTTCTTTGAGACGATCGAAGGCGATACTCCTAGAGCTCTTGGTTGA
- a CDS encoding cytochrome-c peroxidase, with protein sequence MKSWYYALIGLGMVSLTMPMTVQAQQVQSAIVSKQQLGELLFNDRNLSLNRQQSCASCHNPAAAFIDSRVDEKGNRLMTSLGTDNKSIGGRNTPTVTYAVFTPSFDLQGAHSRFNSQQSDYHGPVGGMFLDGREAGLAEQAGQPPLNPLEMQMPSKQKVVERLQENRLYREAFNRFYGSNVFAQTDNAYWAMTDAIAEFEKSPEVSSFDAKYDRVLRGEEEFSFKELSGKSLFFSQQFTNCATCHQGHANGYDKETFSNYEYHNIGVPKNADLAKLQLQANGVSQQDHGLLDNPAVNSGAHLGQFKVPTLRNVAVSAPYMHNGVFQDLSTVIKFYDHFLLGSKHKINPETGKPWLDPEFAETVSWQELKDGRKLKPFQVEQMVCFLRTLTDKRYEHLIEKNGIECAD encoded by the coding sequence GTGAAGTCTTGGTATTATGCTTTAATCGGATTAGGCATGGTGAGCTTGACCATGCCTATGACGGTTCAGGCGCAACAAGTTCAGAGCGCGATCGTTTCCAAACAGCAGTTGGGAGAGTTGTTGTTCAATGATCGCAACCTGTCGTTGAATCGCCAGCAATCCTGCGCCAGTTGCCATAACCCGGCCGCGGCTTTTATCGATAGTCGTGTCGATGAAAAGGGCAACAGACTGATGACTTCTCTAGGTACCGATAATAAATCGATTGGCGGGCGTAATACACCTACCGTCACCTATGCCGTTTTCACGCCGAGTTTCGACTTGCAGGGGGCTCATTCACGCTTTAATTCACAGCAAAGTGATTATCATGGTCCTGTAGGGGGCATGTTTTTAGACGGACGTGAAGCCGGCTTAGCTGAACAAGCCGGTCAGCCGCCCCTGAACCCGCTGGAAATGCAGATGCCATCAAAACAGAAGGTGGTTGAACGGTTACAGGAGAACAGGTTGTATCGAGAAGCATTTAACCGTTTTTATGGCAGTAATGTGTTTGCTCAAACCGATAACGCATACTGGGCGATGACCGATGCCATCGCGGAGTTTGAGAAATCACCCGAAGTGTCCAGTTTCGATGCTAAATATGATCGTGTTTTGCGTGGTGAAGAGGAGTTCAGTTTTAAGGAGCTTTCAGGCAAGTCTTTGTTTTTCTCACAGCAGTTCACCAACTGTGCAACCTGTCATCAAGGCCATGCAAACGGTTATGACAAAGAGACTTTCAGCAACTATGAATACCATAATATTGGTGTGCCGAAAAATGCTGACTTAGCCAAGTTGCAGTTGCAAGCCAACGGCGTTTCCCAACAAGATCATGGCCTGTTGGATAATCCGGCGGTGAACAGTGGCGCACATTTGGGTCAATTTAAGGTGCCGACACTGAGAAATGTCGCGGTCAGCGCACCCTATATGCATAATGGTGTTTTCCAAGACCTGTCTACGGTCATCAAGTTTTACGATCATTTTTTGCTGGGCTCAAAGCACAAAATCAATCCGGAGACGGGCAAGCCATGGCTGGATCCTGAGTTTGCCGAGACGGTTTCCTGGCAGGAGTTAAAGGACGGCAGGAAGTTAAAGCCTTTTCAGGTTGAGCAGATGGTCTGTTTTTTAAGAACCTTGACGGATAAGCGCTATGAGCATTTGATCGAGAAAAACGGCATTGAATGTGCTGACTAA
- a CDS encoding gamma carbonic anhydrase family protein, producing the protein MAIRKYKGIAPQIDMQAWVDDNAVVIGRCKLAKDVGIWPNATLRGDVNDIEIGEGSNIQDGAVVHTTHESDMSNGSKCIVGKHVTVGHNAVLHGCIIEDECLIGMGAVVLDNAVVEKHVLVAANALVPPGKVLQSGYLYVGSPVKQARPLSEKELAFFRYSAEHYIKLKNEYAEQEEA; encoded by the coding sequence GTGGCAATTAGAAAATATAAAGGCATAGCACCACAAATCGACATGCAAGCCTGGGTCGATGACAACGCAGTAGTGATTGGTAGATGTAAACTGGCTAAAGATGTCGGTATCTGGCCTAATGCTACGTTACGAGGTGATGTTAATGATATTGAAATCGGTGAAGGTTCTAATATTCAAGATGGTGCGGTCGTTCACACCACCCATGAAAGCGATATGTCTAACGGCTCGAAATGCATTGTCGGTAAACACGTCACTGTCGGCCATAATGCGGTACTGCACGGCTGTATTATCGAAGATGAGTGTCTGATTGGTATGGGAGCCGTTGTTTTGGACAATGCCGTAGTGGAAAAACACGTTCTGGTTGCAGCCAATGCACTGGTGCCACCCGGCAAGGTTCTGCAAAGCGGTTATCTTTATGTCGGCTCGCCGGTCAAGCAGGCAAGGCCTCTTAGCGAAAAGGAGTTGGCCTTTTTCCGTTATTCCGCGGAGCACTATATCAAATTGAAAAATGAATATGCCGAGCAGGAAGAGGCTTAA
- a CDS encoding Fe(3+) ABC transporter substrate-binding protein produces MLQSLIKKAQGSLFTLLLLSLAIPINYAQASEQEVNVYSARKEQLIKPLLDEFSRDTGIKVNLITSKADALLQRLQSEGALSPADLLVTVDAGRLYRAKQAGVLQPINDENILNSVPKHLRDRDNDWIGLTTRARVIVYAKDRVDPQELSTYEALTDKKWHKRLCIRSSNNIYNQSLVASMIAQQGEQATQQWADALVKNFARKPKGGDRDQVMAVAAGQCDIAVINTYYLGKMLSGLDEGQKQAAEKVAIFWPNQQGRGAHVNVSGIALTKASKNKENALKLIEFMLSEPAQAWYAETNNEYPAVEDVEWSPTLKNWGEFKSDALNLTELGIYNAQAVKIMDRAGWR; encoded by the coding sequence ATGTTGCAGTCTTTAATAAAAAAAGCACAGGGCTCATTGTTTACATTGCTATTGCTGAGTTTGGCGATACCAATCAATTACGCGCAGGCCTCCGAACAAGAAGTGAATGTCTATTCGGCGCGTAAAGAGCAATTGATTAAACCTTTATTGGATGAATTTAGCCGTGACACCGGTATTAAGGTAAATTTGATTACCAGTAAGGCAGATGCCTTATTGCAGCGCTTGCAGTCGGAAGGTGCCTTAAGCCCTGCGGATTTGCTGGTAACCGTTGATGCCGGGCGTCTTTATCGTGCCAAGCAAGCGGGTGTTCTGCAGCCGATCAACGATGAGAATATCTTGAATTCGGTGCCTAAGCATTTGCGAGATCGTGATAACGACTGGATTGGACTGACCACCCGTGCCCGAGTGATTGTCTACGCTAAAGACCGCGTCGATCCGCAAGAGTTATCGACTTATGAGGCTTTGACCGATAAGAAATGGCATAAGCGTCTATGTATTCGTTCGTCCAATAATATCTATAATCAGTCGCTAGTTGCATCGATGATTGCTCAGCAAGGCGAGCAGGCTACCCAGCAATGGGCTGACGCTTTGGTGAAAAACTTTGCCCGTAAACCTAAAGGCGGTGACCGTGATCAGGTGATGGCTGTGGCCGCTGGTCAGTGTGATATCGCGGTTATCAACACCTATTATTTAGGCAAGATGCTAAGTGGGCTGGATGAAGGACAGAAACAAGCCGCAGAAAAGGTTGCCATCTTTTGGCCAAACCAGCAAGGTCGTGGTGCTCACGTCAATGTCAGTGGTATCGCTTTGACCAAAGCGTCTAAAAACAAGGAGAATGCCTTGAAACTGATTGAATTTATGCTTTCTGAGCCGGCACAGGCTTGGTATGCCGAAACCAATAACGAATATCCGGCGGTGGAAGACGTTGAATGGAGCCCGACATTAAAGAATTGGGGTGAGTTTAAATCAGACGCGTTAAATCTGACCGAGCTGGGTATTTATAATGCTCAAGCGGTAAAGATTATGGATCGAGCCGGTTGGCGTTAA
- the katG gene encoding catalase/peroxidase HPI, which produces MEHSSGKCPVMHGANTETASSVMDWWPNALNLDILHQHDHKTNPMGEAFDYKKAFNSLDLEELKTDLKNLMTDSQSWWPADWGHYGGLMIRMAWHSAGSYRVADGRGGAGTGNQRFAPLNSWPDNVNLDKARRLLWPIKKKYGNKLSWADLMILAGNMAYESMGFKTFGFAGGREDIWHPEKDIYWGSEKEWLAPTGSEGSRYSGQRDLENPLAAVMMGLIYVNPEGVDGNPDPLKTAHDVRETFKRMAMNDEETVALTAGGHTVGKCHGNGDAAELGADPEAAAIEEQGLGWNNHTSRGIGRNTVSSGLEGAWTSNPTQWDNGYFYLLFNYDWELKKSPAGANQWQPINLKEEDMVPDVEDPSIKYSPIMTDADMAMVKDPVYREISKKFYENPEYFADTFARAWFKLTHRDLGPKSRYLGSDVPEEDLIWQDPIPASGSELSDADVATLKSQILASGLSVAELVATAWDSARTYRGSDYRGGANGARIRLMPQKDWPGNEPQRLNKVLAVLESIQQGFAKPVSMADLIVLGGSAAVEKAAQDGGVNINVPFACGRADALQEQTDIESFEYLEPLHDGYRNWLKADYVVSPEEMMLDRTQLMGLTAPEMTVLVGGMRVLGANHGGSQDGVFTDRVGVLSNDFFVNLTDMANSWQPTGENRYELRDRSSGELKWTATRVDLVFGSNSILRSYAEVYAQDDNKEKFINDFVAAWVKVMNADRYDLE; this is translated from the coding sequence ATGGAACACTCTAGCGGTAAATGTCCTGTTATGCATGGTGCCAATACGGAAACGGCGAGTTCGGTAATGGACTGGTGGCCGAATGCATTGAATCTAGATATTCTTCATCAGCATGATCATAAAACCAATCCGATGGGCGAAGCGTTTGACTATAAGAAGGCGTTCAATAGCCTTGACCTTGAAGAACTGAAAACCGATCTAAAAAACCTAATGACCGATAGCCAATCATGGTGGCCAGCCGACTGGGGACATTATGGTGGCTTGATGATTCGTATGGCATGGCACTCGGCAGGCTCGTATCGTGTCGCCGATGGTCGAGGTGGAGCCGGCACCGGTAACCAACGTTTCGCGCCTTTGAACAGCTGGCCTGATAACGTCAATTTGGATAAGGCGCGCCGTTTGCTTTGGCCGATTAAAAAGAAATACGGCAATAAGCTGTCTTGGGCCGATTTGATGATTTTGGCCGGCAATATGGCTTATGAGTCGATGGGTTTTAAAACTTTTGGTTTTGCCGGGGGGCGAGAGGATATCTGGCATCCGGAAAAAGATATCTATTGGGGGTCGGAAAAGGAATGGCTGGCGCCAACCGGGAGTGAAGGCAGTCGCTATTCCGGACAACGTGACTTGGAAAACCCATTGGCGGCGGTAATGATGGGGTTGATTTATGTTAACCCGGAAGGGGTGGATGGTAATCCTGATCCATTGAAAACCGCTCATGATGTACGTGAGACCTTTAAGCGTATGGCGATGAATGATGAAGAGACCGTTGCTTTAACCGCCGGAGGTCATACCGTAGGTAAATGTCATGGTAATGGCGATGCCGCCGAGCTTGGTGCCGATCCGGAAGCGGCCGCTATTGAGGAGCAGGGGCTTGGTTGGAATAACCACACTTCTCGCGGTATCGGTCGCAATACCGTTTCCAGCGGACTGGAAGGCGCATGGACCAGTAATCCAACCCAGTGGGATAATGGTTATTTCTATTTGTTGTTCAATTATGACTGGGAATTGAAAAAATCACCGGCCGGTGCAAATCAATGGCAACCTATTAATCTTAAAGAAGAGGACATGGTGCCGGATGTGGAAGATCCTTCCATTAAATATAGCCCGATTATGACTGATGCGGATATGGCGATGGTCAAGGATCCGGTCTATCGTGAAATTTCGAAGAAATTCTATGAGAATCCCGAGTACTTTGCCGATACCTTTGCGCGTGCCTGGTTTAAATTGACACACCGCGACTTAGGACCTAAAAGCCGTTATTTAGGTTCCGATGTACCTGAAGAAGATTTGATTTGGCAAGACCCGATTCCGGCGAGTGGAAGTGAACTAAGCGATGCCGATGTGGCGACTTTGAAAAGCCAGATTTTAGCGAGTGGTTTAAGCGTGGCCGAATTGGTGGCAACCGCCTGGGACAGTGCGCGCACTTATCGTGGTTCCGATTATCGTGGCGGTGCCAATGGTGCGCGTATTCGTTTGATGCCACAAAAGGATTGGCCAGGTAATGAGCCGCAGCGCTTAAATAAAGTGTTGGCTGTGCTGGAGTCTATCCAGCAAGGTTTTGCCAAGCCGGTGAGCATGGCGGATTTGATTGTCCTTGGCGGAAGCGCTGCGGTGGAAAAAGCCGCTCAGGATGGCGGGGTTAATATTAATGTACCCTTTGCCTGTGGTCGCGCGGACGCCTTGCAGGAGCAGACCGATATCGAATCTTTTGAATACCTTGAGCCTTTGCATGATGGCTATCGTAACTGGCTTAAGGCCGATTATGTCGTCTCGCCGGAAGAGATGATGCTTGATCGTACTCAGTTGATGGGGTTAACCGCGCCGGAAATGACGGTTTTAGTCGGTGGTATGCGTGTTTTGGGGGCAAACCATGGCGGCAGTCAAGACGGGGTGTTCACTGATAGAGTCGGTGTGTTAAGCAATGATTTTTTTGTCAATCTAACGGATATGGCAAACAGCTGGCAGCCGACGGGTGAAAATCGCTATGAACTTCGTGACCGTAGCAGTGGTGAATTGAAATGGACGGCAACACGAGTCGATCTGGTGTTCGGTTCTAATTCAATATTGCGATCTTATGCCGAGGTTTATGCGCAGGACGATAATAAAGAGAAGTTCATTAACGACTTTGTCGCGGCCTGGGTCAAGGTTATGAACGCGGACCGTTATGACCTTGAATAG
- the hemB gene encoding porphobilinogen synthase, which translates to MLNRQFPITRMRRMRKDDFSRRLMRENQLTASDLILPMFVIEGHNKREAVKSMPGVERLSIDLLVTEAQEVAALGIPMIAIFPVTPLEAKSLDAAEAYNPEGLAQRAVRAVKAACPELGVMTDVALDPFTTHGQDGIIDEDGYVLNDDTIDVLMQQALSHAEAGADVIGPSDMMDGRIIEIRELLEDHGHINTRIMAYSAKYASSYYGPFRDAVGSAGNLGKGNKNTYQMDPANRNEALHEVAMDLNEGADMVMIKPGLPYLDIVRDIKDNFKAPTYVYHVSGEYAMLKAAAEKGWIDEKPVVLETLLSCKRAGADGILTYYAKLAAIWLKEQQ; encoded by the coding sequence ATGCTTAACCGCCAATTCCCGATTACCCGTATGCGCCGCATGCGCAAAGATGATTTCTCGCGCCGTTTAATGCGTGAGAACCAACTCACTGCAAGCGATTTGATTCTGCCGATGTTCGTTATTGAAGGTCACAATAAACGTGAAGCGGTTAAATCCATGCCGGGCGTTGAGCGTTTAAGTATCGACTTGCTGGTCACCGAAGCCCAGGAAGTCGCCGCTTTAGGCATTCCAATGATTGCCATCTTTCCGGTCACCCCCCTTGAAGCGAAGTCACTGGATGCGGCTGAAGCCTACAACCCGGAAGGCTTGGCGCAACGCGCGGTTCGTGCTGTCAAAGCGGCTTGTCCGGAATTAGGCGTTATGACCGATGTGGCGCTAGATCCGTTTACCACTCATGGACAAGACGGTATTATCGATGAAGACGGTTATGTCTTAAATGACGATACCATCGATGTATTGATGCAACAGGCGCTATCGCATGCCGAGGCCGGTGCCGATGTCATAGGACCATCGGATATGATGGATGGCCGCATTATCGAGATTCGTGAATTGCTGGAAGACCACGGTCATATCAATACCCGTATTATGGCTTACTCGGCTAAATACGCCTCCTCTTACTACGGACCTTTCCGTGATGCAGTCGGCTCAGCGGGCAATCTTGGCAAAGGCAATAAAAACACTTACCAGATGGATCCGGCAAACCGTAACGAAGCGCTTCATGAAGTGGCGATGGATCTGAACGAGGGTGCCGATATGGTAATGATCAAACCGGGACTACCTTATTTAGATATTGTCCGTGACATCAAGGATAACTTTAAAGCACCGACCTATGTCTACCATGTCAGTGGTGAATACGCGATGCTAAAAGCCGCCGCCGAAAAAGGTTGGATTGATGAGAAGCCGGTAGTTTTGGAAACCTTATTGAGCTGTAAACGTGCCGGAGCCGACGGCATCCTGACCTACTATGCGAAACTGGCTGCGATCTGGCTTAAGGAACAACAGTAA
- a CDS encoding DUF1513 domain-containing protein, whose translation MDVSLNRRAFLKNSLAGALLAASPTLYAKTLISDAQGQQGWFAAQGDKAHGFGYGGLTHPAADRNAVHEFDGLSGFRGHGGAQHPLEKHRIFLFGRRPSTESIEIDLNSGKVVNRIQATKDRHFFGHGAFSADGRYLFTTEADLKNNVGKIGIRDAHSFQHLGEYDSYGVGPHQLMLMPDNKQLVIANGGILTRPESGRKKLNLDTMQSNLALVDIENGSQNEQVTVTEPKASIRHLDVSNDGTIAFGMQVQREACGHDRIVPLTASYHAKTGLQMFAQPEMVLQQMDDYVGSVAVNSESRLAGFTSPHGDIVGFWHIDTGEFSGYHALQDVCGIVNQAASGEFAITNSFGMVRMLDAMNLNEKLAQRKHLPGMKWDNHMVAIHS comes from the coding sequence ATGGATGTTTCTCTAAATCGCAGGGCATTTTTAAAAAACTCATTGGCGGGTGCTTTATTGGCCGCTTCGCCGACACTTTATGCAAAAACGCTAATTAGCGATGCACAGGGTCAGCAGGGTTGGTTTGCGGCGCAAGGAGATAAGGCGCATGGTTTTGGCTATGGCGGTCTAACCCATCCGGCTGCGGACCGTAATGCCGTGCATGAGTTTGATGGTTTGAGTGGCTTTCGCGGTCACGGCGGCGCCCAGCACCCACTGGAAAAACATCGTATTTTCCTATTCGGTCGCCGTCCCAGTACCGAATCGATTGAGATTGACTTGAATAGCGGCAAGGTGGTGAACCGTATCCAAGCGACCAAGGATCGTCATTTTTTCGGTCATGGAGCCTTTAGTGCTGATGGGCGTTACTTGTTTACCACTGAAGCCGATTTGAAAAACAATGTCGGCAAGATCGGTATTCGTGATGCGCACAGTTTTCAGCATCTTGGAGAGTATGACAGCTATGGCGTTGGGCCTCACCAGTTGATGCTGATGCCCGATAACAAACAGCTTGTTATCGCTAATGGCGGGATTTTAACGCGTCCGGAAAGCGGTCGTAAAAAACTCAATCTGGATACCATGCAATCCAATTTGGCTTTGGTGGATATTGAAAACGGGAGTCAAAACGAGCAGGTAACGGTGACGGAACCGAAAGCCAGTATTCGCCATCTTGATGTCAGCAATGACGGTACCATCGCTTTTGGTATGCAGGTGCAGCGAGAGGCTTGCGGACATGACCGTATAGTGCCTTTGACAGCGAGTTATCATGCCAAAACCGGTTTACAGATGTTTGCTCAGCCGGAAATGGTGCTGCAACAGATGGACGACTATGTCGGTAGCGTTGCGGTAAATAGCGAGTCTCGGTTGGCAGGCTTTACCAGCCCGCATGGCGATATTGTGGGCTTTTGGCACATTGATACCGGCGAGTTCAGCGGTTATCACGCTTTGCAGGATGTCTGCGGAATTGTCAATCAAGCCGCCAGCGGCGAGTTTGCCATTACGAATTCATTCGGCATGGTGCGTATGCTGGATGCGATGAATTTAAATGAAAAACTGGCGCAGAGAAAACATCTGCCAGGGATGAAGTGGGATAACCACATGGTGGCAATCCATAGCTGA